The genomic stretch ACACCGGAAGGTAAAGGTAATGTCACTGAAGTAGATCATTCCATCCGGGCCTGCGGCTACCCCTTCGGTGAGGACGCAACCTCCCTCGAAGAGTTTCTCAAGTTTGGCTCCAGGTGGAATAATACTCGGATCCCCGGTTGGATCAGCGCCCAGAGCAGGAATCTGGGTAAGCACGATCCCCAAAACGACCATTCCCAGCAAATAGAAGCTTTTTGGATAAACACAATAACCTTTTAACATGGGCCACTCCTTTCATTTATAGAGTTAAAATGAGTCTAGGTTTACCTGGAGAATACCCTTCCACTAAATTACAGGTGCCATAAAAAGTCAATCAAAAAAGAAATATTTATAAAAAGACATTTTTTTCCCTACTCCTACCGATTCTTTATAGAAATGTGCCATTGAAAATCCTGCTGAGGGCAGAAACAGGTTTAAGACCGTTTCTACCCGGGCGGGTAAGTTTCAAAAGGGAATGGGGAGAGGAATCGGGCAGGATATCTGTAGACAAACAAGTAGAATTTACCATTTGATTAAGATTAGGGTTGATATTGCCTGTGAGGTAAGGTACAATGTAATAAATAGAAAAGATTTTTGAAGATGAATTTCAATTCATCTGGACTCTCAATTTTTTAAACAGGAGGAACACAGCATGGGGAGTAAAACCGATGCTAATCTTCAAGTCGCCCTGGCCGGAGAAGCGGATGCAAATCGTCGCTATATTGCTTATGGAATTCAGGCTTTTACGGAAGGTTATCCGGATATTGCCCAACTCTTCTTTGAGGCAGCCGGTGCAGAAACTATCCACGCACTGAATCATCTCCACGTTTTAGGTGCGGTCCACTCGACTCGAGAGAATTTGATGGCGGCAGCTTATGGAGAAGATCAGGAGATTGAGGAAATGTACCCGCGCATGATCCGTGAAGCCGAGGAGGAAGGACGACAGGATGCTGCGGAAGCCTTTCGACTTTCTTTAGACCGGGAGCGCCATCATCGAGAGATGTTTCGCGCAGCCTTGGAGAAGCTAAATAAAACAACGTCGCCCCGATCTATAGAGTCTTCGTCAGATAAAGAAAGTCCAAAACCCAGAATCCACAGTTCGGAGTCTAAAGGCAGGAGCCCGGAGGTCAGAAGTCAAAGTCCAGAGTCCCGAGGCCAAAGTCGAACGGATACGGGGGTTAAGATTGGGGATTTAGGATCTAAATTAAGAGGTATCGAGGAGTTGGAGACAGAGCCGGCCCGGATCGAACGTCTCTCCAACATTCGGGAAGTCATATTTGGGGCACAGGATGCACTGGTATCAACTTTCTCTGTAGTTGCGGGTTTGGCAGCTGCAGAAACCTCGAATCATATTGTACTTTTAGCAGGGGCTATATCGGCTATAGCCGGAATTTTATCCATGTCGGCAGGCACTTTTTTATCGTCTCGGGCCCAGCGCCAGGTTTACGAAGCTGAACTTGCGAAAGAACGTCGAGAAGTTCGGGAAAAGCCCGGGGAAGAGATTGCAGAATTGATGGCAGCCCTTGTAGCCCGGGGTATGTCGCGGAATGATGCGGTAGAGGTAACTCGACGCATAGGTCGTCACCCGGATCTTTTACTGGAAATCCTTGCTGTCTTCGAATTAGGGCTTGCTCCACAAAGACTTGGGACTCCTGTTCGGGATGCCCTGATCATGGCAGCGGCCTTTGGAGCTGCCTCTCTCATTCCTCTCTTTCCTTTCCTATTCCCCAACATCCATATCGATCTGGCCATATCCGGTCTGTTGACGCTTACAGCCCTTTTTGTCATGGGTGTGGCAAAAGCAGCTCTGGCCGGATTGGCAAGGATACGATCGGGTATCGAAGTTATGCTAGTAGGAGCCGGATCAGGTTTAATAGGCTATGCCCTGGGACGTTTGGCCTCGCTACTTTTAGGAGTGAATATAGGATAGTTCGTGGTCTGTTGTCCGCCGTTTGTTGGTTAAAGACTACGGGCTCCAGACTACGGATCAATAATTATGGAAACCCGTAAACTGAACTCTTTCGGTACCAAGTCTGTATTGAAAGTGGACGAGCAGTCCTTCGATTTTTTCTCTCTAGAAGCATTGGAACGTGCCGGTGTAGGTCAGATTTCCAGACTTCCTTTTTCTCTGAAGATTATGCTTGAAAATTTGCTGCGCCATGAGGATGGGCGGGCGGTAACCCGGGATGATATTGAAATTCTTAGTCGTTCGGCATCTCAGGCCTGGGTTGAAGAGGAAATCGCCTTTCAACCAGCCCGGGTGTTAATGCAGGATTTCACCGGTGTGCCTGCTCTTGTGGATCTGGCCGTTATGCGAGATGTCATCCAACAGTTTGGTGGGGATCCAAAAAAGATTAATCCCTTGCAACCTGTTGATCTGGTCATCGACCATTCGGTACAGGTCGATCAATTTGGAACGGCAACCGCTTTCAATTACAATGCCGAGCTCGAGTTTCAGCGTAACAGAGAACGCTATGTCTTTTTAAAGTGGGGACAGAACGCATTTAAAAACTTTCGAACCCTTCCCCCTGATATGGGTATTGTCCACCAGGTGAACCTTGAATATCTGGCCCAGGTTGTTTTTAGAGAAGAAAAAGATGGACGTATCCTGGTTTACCCTGATACCCTGGTAGGTACAGACTCCCACACCACCATGATTAACGGTATGGGAGTGGTTGGATGGGGAGTTGGTGGGATCGAGGCGGAGGCAGCCATGTTAGGGCAACCCCTTTCTATGTTAATCCCCCAAGTTGTCGGGTTCAGACTTTCTGGGGAACTACCTCCCGGGGCCACCGCAACGGACGTAGTCCTGACGGTTACTCAGATGCTTCGGGCAAAAGGGGTGGTAGGAAAGTTTGTTGAGTTCTATGGCCCCGGAGTGAGTCGGTTAAGCCTCGCAGATCGGGCTACCATTGCCAATATGGCTCCGGAATACGGAGCCACCATCGGATTCTTCCCGGTGGATGAAGAGACTTTAAACTATCTTCGTCTGACAGGACGGGATCCGAACCTTATCAAACTGGTGGAGGCCTATACTAAAGCCCAGGGCCTATTCCGTACCGATCAGACCCCTGACCCGGTCTTCCTGGATACCATCGAGTTAGATTTAAGTACCGTACAGCCCTGTCTGGCCGGACCCCGGCGACCCCAAGATCGGGTACCACTTACGGAGGCCAAATCCGAATTTCAACGGGCCTTGGCTTCCATGTTGGGGGGCTCATTCCCAGGGACCAAAAATGGGCGAGTTGTTGTAGAGATGAATAACGAGCGTTTTGAATTAAGCCATGGCTCTGTAGCCATTGCCGCGATTACCAGTTGTACCAATACTTCCAATCCTTCCGTTATGATTGGAGCAGGTATATTGGCCAAGAAAGCAGTTGAGAAAGGTCTCAAAGTTAAACCCTGGGTTAAAACAAGCCTGGCCCCGGGGTCCCGGGTGGTAACAGATTACCTGAAAGAAGCAGGATTGATGCCTTACCTGGAAGCGCTACGTTTCCACCTGGTGGGATACGGCTGTACAACCTGTATTGGTAATAGCGGACCGTTACCTCAACCCATTGCAGAGGCAATACGTGAAGCCAAACTTGTTGTGGCAGCTGTTCTTAGCGGAAATCGTAATTTTGAAGGACGAATCAATCCCCTGGTACGGGCCAACTATCTCGCCTCCCCCCCTTTGGTCGTCGCCTATGCCATTGCAGGACATATGAATATCGATCTATACCACGAACCCTTGGGGTATAGTCCCAGTGGGGAACCTGTTTATTTGAAGGATATCTGGCCATCCCAAAGGGAAATTCAAGAAGCCATCCAAACTGCAGTTCAAACCAGAATGTTTCATAAAGTGTATGAGGAGGCTTTCAAAGGAGATGAACGATGGAGGGCTCTTGAGGCTCCTATGGGAGACCTCTTCCAGTGGGATCCCCATTCGACCTATGTTAAACGACCTCCTTACTTCGAGGGTATGACCCTGGAAGTTCCGCCCCTCAAAAACATTTATAACGCCCGGGTATTGGCAGTGTTAGGGGATTCGGTCACAACCGATCATATCTCGCCGGCCGGCTCTATTGGGGTGGATACTCCGGCAGGTAAGTATCTTATAAGCCTTGGGGTAGATCCTAAAGACTTCAATTCTTACGGAGCCCGTCGGGGTAACCATGAGGTCATGATGCGCGGAACCTTTGCCAACATCCGCCTGCGTAATCTCATGGTACCGGGAACAGAAGGTGGCTGGACGGTTCATCTACCAGACGGTGAAAAGATGACCATTTACGAGGCGTCCGAAAAATATCGGAACGAGGGAGTACCTCTGATTGTTATGGCAGGTAAAGAATATGGATCCGGCTCTTCCCGAGACTGGGCTGCTAAGGGCCCCTATTTGCTGGGGATAAAAGCCATCATCGCCGAAAGCTTCGAGCGTATCCACCGGAGCAATTTGATCGGTTTTGGAGTTCTTCCCCTCCAGTTTAAAGAGGGTGAAAATCGAGAAACCTTGGGACTTACCGGATTCGAAACCTATAGCCTGGAAGGAATCGCCGATGGGCTTAAACCCCATCAAATAATTCCGGTCAGAGTCAAGAAAAAGGATGGAACGGAAAGGATCTTTGAAACCATCGCCCGTATCGATACGCCCATCGAAGTTCAATATTATCGACATGGAGGAATACTTCACTATGTGCTGAGGCAAATAATCCAACAGAAAAACTCTTAGAGAACAGTAGAGAGAGCGATGGGCAGTAGGCAAAAGATAGGATGAGGTCTTATGGACTTACTCACTTGGCAAGGTTAAAGGGGGTTTTGCTCCCGGGAAGTTACCGGGTATAGGTCGGGGGGTAACTCCTATATGCCTTAAGCTAATGCCCCCTTCCTGACCTTTCCCCGCTTCCCAGGGGAAGGGACTTTGAAGCGAAAGTTCCCTCCTCTGTGAAAACGGGATAAGGTGGAGATGCCCTCTAGTAGGGTTTTATGAAACTTAGCTTGATGCGTATAGGGGTAACCCCCTGAAGGATCTTTCCGAAATTTGACAGAATCAACCCACTTAACCTTCCCGGTGGCTTCCCTTACGTACTGCCCATGGTCTTCTGTAGGTCTGTACAATGGACTGGAAAACTTTTTGGACTGTTTTTGGAACCATTTTCCTGGCCGAATTGGGAGATAAAACCCAGCTTACCACCCTGACCTATGCAGCGTCCAGCAAAGCCGGTTTTTCTGTTTTTCTGGGAGCAGCTCTGGCCCTGGTCTTAACTTCTTTGATAGGTGTTATCCTGGGACAGATAATTCCACGTTATGTTCCAACTTATTATATTCGAATCTTAGCGG from Candidatus Limnocylindrales bacterium encodes the following:
- a CDS encoding TMEM165/GDT1 family protein gives rise to the protein MDWKTFWTVFGTIFLAELGDKTQLTTLTYAASSKAGFSVFLGAALALVLTSLIGVILGQIIPRYVPTYYIRILAGGFFIFMGIWILVSRN
- a CDS encoding VIT1/CCC1 transporter family protein, producing MGSKTDANLQVALAGEADANRRYIAYGIQAFTEGYPDIAQLFFEAAGAETIHALNHLHVLGAVHSTRENLMAAAYGEDQEIEEMYPRMIREAEEEGRQDAAEAFRLSLDRERHHREMFRAALEKLNKTTSPRSIESSSDKESPKPRIHSSESKGRSPEVRSQSPESRGQSRTDTGVKIGDLGSKLRGIEELETEPARIERLSNIREVIFGAQDALVSTFSVVAGLAAAETSNHIVLLAGAISAIAGILSMSAGTFLSSRAQRQVYEAELAKERREVREKPGEEIAELMAALVARGMSRNDAVEVTRRIGRHPDLLLEILAVFELGLAPQRLGTPVRDALIMAAAFGAASLIPLFPFLFPNIHIDLAISGLLTLTALFVMGVAKAALAGLARIRSGIEVMLVGAGSGLIGYALGRLASLLLGVNIG
- the acnA gene encoding aconitate hydratase AcnA, which produces METRKLNSFGTKSVLKVDEQSFDFFSLEALERAGVGQISRLPFSLKIMLENLLRHEDGRAVTRDDIEILSRSASQAWVEEEIAFQPARVLMQDFTGVPALVDLAVMRDVIQQFGGDPKKINPLQPVDLVIDHSVQVDQFGTATAFNYNAELEFQRNRERYVFLKWGQNAFKNFRTLPPDMGIVHQVNLEYLAQVVFREEKDGRILVYPDTLVGTDSHTTMINGMGVVGWGVGGIEAEAAMLGQPLSMLIPQVVGFRLSGELPPGATATDVVLTVTQMLRAKGVVGKFVEFYGPGVSRLSLADRATIANMAPEYGATIGFFPVDEETLNYLRLTGRDPNLIKLVEAYTKAQGLFRTDQTPDPVFLDTIELDLSTVQPCLAGPRRPQDRVPLTEAKSEFQRALASMLGGSFPGTKNGRVVVEMNNERFELSHGSVAIAAITSCTNTSNPSVMIGAGILAKKAVEKGLKVKPWVKTSLAPGSRVVTDYLKEAGLMPYLEALRFHLVGYGCTTCIGNSGPLPQPIAEAIREAKLVVAAVLSGNRNFEGRINPLVRANYLASPPLVVAYAIAGHMNIDLYHEPLGYSPSGEPVYLKDIWPSQREIQEAIQTAVQTRMFHKVYEEAFKGDERWRALEAPMGDLFQWDPHSTYVKRPPYFEGMTLEVPPLKNIYNARVLAVLGDSVTTDHISPAGSIGVDTPAGKYLISLGVDPKDFNSYGARRGNHEVMMRGTFANIRLRNLMVPGTEGGWTVHLPDGEKMTIYEASEKYRNEGVPLIVMAGKEYGSGSSRDWAAKGPYLLGIKAIIAESFERIHRSNLIGFGVLPLQFKEGENRETLGLTGFETYSLEGIADGLKPHQIIPVRVKKKDGTERIFETIARIDTPIEVQYYRHGGILHYVLRQIIQQKNS